The window atatattttgctctcttatttatttgtttccatAGTGTGATAAACCGAATATTCAATGTGTTCTTGCTGGCTGTTTgcattgttaaattattaaatctAATGTGTACttcttttaacttgttttaaaaacttataaacattcCTCTTAACTAAatcttcatttcaaaattagattcAACAAATAAAGGACAATGCTTGTCTAAAGACACTTGACCTTTCACTCACACTTTACTGGAAAATTGTATCTAATGTATTGGATAAAGCTTTAAAAGTAGCTGAACAACAGGTAGACTATTACCTTCCCCCTACTGAAAATCAAGGTAAGTAGTTTCTAGTTGCATCTAAAACTACCTTTTTGTGTtccttctctaattttgaatttttatcttttttaactttagttcCATGCAACTTAATTGATCCAGTgaatttgtacaaatatatttgtaaatacttCAGACTAACAGGTTTTACAtctgttaatataattattaactttgtctttttcatgtttttcatctTGCAATTTTCGTAGAGAATGTTGATCAGAAAGATGATATTTCTGTTGAAAGAATTAGTGGTCTCTGCAGTAAAATCAGAGGACGCTTCTACCTTAATGCTGTATCGAAACTTCAAAATGTCCAGATACAAATTTGGGAAGTTGTATCTAAATTGAACTTCACTGTAACCCTAGTATCCTTTATGTGACCCAGTAATTGACCTTGAATTTAATTTAACATGATAAAACTTCATCTATAGAATTTTTCCTACAATTAGAAACACTTTCAGGCTGAACTTTCAATATACTTAGTTCCTACTTCTCCAACAAATGTCTAATTTAACATAGTATCTATTTTTATAGATCAATACTACCTTAATTCATAGTTTAATACTAAACTATCTgtagatttaattatttaattacataaattatctCAATACTAATTAAACTAATACCAAATATCCTTCAGTATTCAGCCATACTTTTCTATAAGTCTTAATCACATTATTAAAGTATATCACAAAATGAAATGCAAATGTGCTAATGCAATATTTTTAACGTGTTTAAATATTCTCTTTTGAAGTTGTTAACTTCAGAACTTAAATCTACCTACTGTGGAATATCTAACCTATATTGTGACAAGCATGTTTAAGTTTAACTTCTCCCAGATGCAATATGCCAGAGGAAAGTCCAATATTATGAACTGGACAAAGGATTCTCTTCAAAAGAATGTTTACTGGTTGTGGGAAGagttaaacaaagaaactgatCCAGATACTAAACCTGCTGTAAGTTTctcttattttaaacaacttaatGTTTATCACTTGTCATCTCACTCTAGAGACTTGTAATACACTTGGAGTTAAACAATTTCCAGTAAGTttaattctattttgttttattagactATAGGTGAACAAGTTCTTTATCTTGCTAGACAACTAACAAGACAGCTTGTGACCTCATACAATAGCCTATCTCCCTTATCTCAATTCTTGCCAACTGCTTTACAAGATGACTTTGAATCTGCCCAGAATTATTCTTTACATGTGTATGAACAGCTACATCAAGTAAGTTTTTAAAAccttacttaaatatatttaactttatataaacaCTAAGTTTAGTCTTTCCAACTACTATGCTAAATAGTTGGACCCTTATTACTAATCATTGATATTGCTTCTACTTGCATAATTAACCTAACACACCTCACTTTCTTCTCCTTAAGGCAAAAGATTTCAATGAGATGACTTCTATAATGATCACAGAGTTGAAACAAAATGTGCTATACCTTGAAATGACCATACTGGATTTACTTAATCATACATTCCTACAAAAACTGGTAAGTTTATTGtaagtaactttatattattcagaTGTTTCTTTTCCAGTAGAAACTTTGGGAACATTAACTAACTTAATTCTTTTGTCTCAGGCTTCTGAAACAGCAAAACGAGAGACGAGTGTATCGGCTTATTTGGAATGAAATGGGCTTTAAGTAGCTGTATAAGTGActtagtattttaatgttttagttgtgatgaatttaaattttctatacttaatatatatttaagattactttttattctgtaatttttctaataataaacatatttttttaaaatttgcatttCTGATTTTAATTATCTTAGAACTCTTGCATACACAACTCTTTGACACCTGTAAGTTAATGGGGGTTTTAGCTTTATCTCCCATCCTACATCTAAGTCAATGCCTGCAGTTGTAAATCACTAACTACACCAAACTAGGAATAccttaatttctaaaataaatcctACTTAGGACCCTTAAATTAATGTTGTTGAATTCCCTAACATTTAAAATAGGAAAATGTAAGTTACATTCCCTCCCCATCTTAATATTAAAATCAGTTTCCAGTTTTTAATTGTAAATGAATACATTCATCAATAACTTTTGCCATTTAACAAAACTAAACTGACTAGATTTCCACTTTACGTATGAAACTCCTGCAATGTAGGGCATAGAAACGTAAATCTCTGC of the Tachypleus tridentatus isolate NWPU-2018 chromosome 13, ASM421037v1, whole genome shotgun sequence genome contains:
- the LOC143237775 gene encoding perilipin-2-like codes for the protein MDQKQQQVSEKTLDEQELKSDFLKRVSLLPLVNMTTQYTAAAYDRIKTSNVLAARTLSIAEKTRDVVAGHAHPLLLTLSGQIQLADNLACCGLNILEEKAPLIAKPPEEILKDATELYNSTVQKSFDHYNELKTYGSNKIQQIKDNACLKTLDLSLTLYWKIVSNVLDKALKVAEQQVDYYLPPTENQENVDQKDDISVERISGLCSKIRGRFYLNAVSKLQNVQIQIWEVVSKLNFTVTLMQYARGKSNIMNWTKDSLQKNVYWLWEELNKETDPDTKPATIGEQVLYLARQLTRQLVTSYNSLSPLSQFLPTALQDDFESAQNYSLHVYEQLHQAKDFNEMTSIMITELKQNVLYLEMTILDLLNHTFLQKLASETAKRETSVSAYLE